Genomic window (Leisingera methylohalidivorans DSM 14336):
GGGAAGCCCACAGAGCGTGAAACTGGTCGCAGCATTGGGCAAGTGACAAAAGGAGCAAGAAATGGACCTTATTCGCTTAATTCCGCCCGTGATCATTCCGCCGCTCGACGTATTCACGACGTTTGCGCTGCGGAACCATTACTTGCTCTACTTTCTTCTGTCGCTTTTCGCGTGTATGCCCGGGCATTGTCACGCCGTTTATATTGCCGCAAAGAAATGATCGTTGTCATGCCGCGTGATATACAGAATCTGGAAAGCGTATCAAATCTTCAGGGCGGCAGATTTTGTTCTCCCGCAATGAATGTGCGCTTCGGCTTGGATACGAACCGTGGCTCCGTTCAAGGTGTCGGCGATGCTGCCGTTGTTTTTCCGGCTGTCTGGCTGTGCTGCAATTGCCATGTCTGCAGCGCTCACAGACGCACAATC
Coding sequences:
- a CDS encoding YqaE/Pmp3 family membrane protein, encoding MDLIRLIPPVIIPPLDVFTTFALRNHYLLYFLLSLFACMPGHCHAVYIAAKK